CAGGCAAATTCTCTGGCTGGTTCAAAATAACGATACTCATCAAAAACATCATAATTAGGCAATAGTGCTTTTCTGGCAATCGATTTAATCTGCTTATCTTCTATAAAGTAAGCCGCATTATATAAATCTTTACCGGCCAGTTCTTCATTTCTGACTGGCAGACCAACAATACAGGCTATCCCGGTACAATGCTCAGCAATCTCCCTCCCGGCATCTTCACAGAGTGAAATAAACTCTTCAAATTCCAGAAAATCACGCGGCGGATAACCACATACTGCCAGCTCCGCGAACACAACAAGGTCTGCTCCATCGGCCTTTGCCAGATTAATATGCTCTATGATTTTTTTTGTGTTGCTTTCAAAATTACCAATATGATAATTGAGCTGCGCTAATGCTATCTTCATAATCTGCTAAAAGAATACCCCGAAATTTAAACCTACATAATGATTACGTGTATTTCTGCCTGGTGCAGACGAAATATCAGTAAATCCATTGTTAAATGTTAAGCCAGTAGTTACACTGGTATTTTTTGCCACATCGTATTCCAACCCTGCACCAATAATCAATCCGGCACGGTAAAAGTTAGTATCTTTCTTGATATGCTGATCTTTTACAATTGTTTTTCCAGCTACCGCGACATCTTGTCTGGCACTGATATTAAATCCATTGGAGAGACCAAATTGTCCATACCAGCGAACATCCCCTATCTTATCTGTTTTCAGTTTCAATGTCAGCGGAACTTCAATATACTGCATTTTATATTTAAGATCGTACAAAGTAGGATTTGGATAGGCAGCTGCATCATAATAAGGAATGGGATTAATTTCTGATGTCTTACCATTAATACTGGTAATAGTTAATCCTGTTGCCAGACTATAATTCTCTGCGAAGTTGAAATCAGCCAGCAAGCCATAAGCAAAACCCAGACTGAATCCATTGCCTTTACCATTCTCAGGTTTAGCCCAGCCAAAAGTCGGATGTGCGGTTAAGCCCAGTCTGAAGCCATAATAAGGCCCGGATCCCTGTTGTGCAAAAGCCGTAGCAGTTAAAAATGTCAGTAAAAGTGCAGCTACTATTTGTTTCATTTGTATCATATTTGTTTGTAATAAGTGTTGAAACAGGCTCACAGGCTTTTCTATCTTTTTTTGAAGCTGGTCAATGATGGTTTCCTCCATGATCTGTTTATATTTGTTATCAATGAACAATAACGTTAAACATCCCCAAATCTATCTAATTTTTCTTTGTGTAATCACTTTTTTTTCCTGCAAACAGGCTGGAAAGCCCAATGTGGATGATATAAAGGTGGATATTAAGATTGAAAGGTTTGACCGGGATCTATATGCAGGGCAGCACAAAAAGCTGGAAGAAACTGACCTGTTTCTGCGTAAAAAGTATACTTATTTTTACGATGATTATATCCACAGAATGGTGGGCGACAGAAGTTATAGCGATGCCGAAATTTTAACTACCCTGTACAGGGATCAGGCTTATACAGACCTGAATGCCGAAGCAGACAGTGTGTTCAGGGACATGAAACCTATAGAACAGAATCTAACCCAGACTTTTAAGTATATTAAGTATTACTATCCTAAAATTAAGGTTCCGAAATTTATTTCTTTCATTTCCGGTTTTTCTGTGCAAACCCCAATTGGAGATGGTTATATGGGAATAGGTCTGGATATGTTTTTAGGCAAAGACAGTAAGTTTTATGGTGCCATTGTAAAAAGTGTGCCGCTATACCTGTCCAGAAGATTTACTCCTGATTATATTGTGCCACGGATCACAGAGACCTATGCCAGGGAAGAGTTATTCCCTCAAAAGGATGAAGCTCATTCTTTGTTATCCAAAATGGTAGAGAATGGGAAAATTCTGTATTTTATGGACATGGTACTTCCGGATAATATGCCGGATACGCTGAAAATTGGTTATACGGAAAAACAGCTGGCCTGGTGTAAAACTTTTGAAGGTAATATATGGGCATATTTTATTGAGAACAACCTGCTGTTTGAATCAGACAGTCAGAAAATACAGATGTACCTCAGTGAAGCTCCCTTTACGCCGGGTTTAGGTGTGAAAAATGAATCTGCACCTAAACTGGGCATATGGATAGGCTGGCAAATGGTCAGAAAATATATGGCCGAAAATCCAAAAGTTACCTTGCAGGAACTGATGAAAGAACAGGATCCGCAAAAGATATTAAACGGGGCAAAGTATAAACCCAAAATGTAAGATCATTATGAAGAAAATAGGAATTGTTTTGTCTGGCGGCGGAATCAGGGGAATTGCTCACCTTGGTGTTTTAAAAGCATTAACCAATGCGGGAATAACATTCAGCCATATCAGCGGAACAAGTGCGGGTGCTATAGTAGGTTCATTTTTCGCTGCAGGGATTGACCCTGAATATGCACTGGATATCTTCATGAAAACAAAGCTGCTGCGTTTTGTCAGGCCTTCTTTAGGTGCTTTGGGACTCGTGAGTATTGAACATACTGCACAGCTGTTACAGGAATTTTTTCCTGATAATAAGATAGAAAATCTAAAAATCCCGCTGACTATCACTGCGACAAACTTCAGTGAAGGCAGGTTAGTCTATTTTACTGAAGGCCCGCTGATCCGGGCTGTTCAGGCATCTTCCTGTATTCCGGGAATATTCAAACCCATTATGATTGACGGACAGATGTATGTTGATGGTGGAATTCTGAATAATTTTCCCGTTGAACCTTTATTGAATAATTGTGATTTCATTATCGGCTCTTCCTGTAATCACCTGAAACCGGTAGACAGTATCACTCATATTACCACCTTAATGGCCAGAGCCGGTCTGATGTCTGTCAATAAGGATATGGAACAGAAATCGGCCTTCTGTAATCTTCTAATTGAGCCTAAAGGCATGGGTGAAATCAGCACTTTTGACATGAAAAAAGCTGAAACAATTTACTGGCTTGCTTATGAAGAAACACTGAAAACGATCCAGCATAGTGACGTTTTCAAAGAGTTATTAAAAGATTTAAAGTCTTAAATGGTTTTTAAGGCTACCAGATGGTCTCCATCCAGTACGGGGATTGTCTGGCAAATACTGGTCTGCAGACAAAATTTCACATCTTCTTCTATATTCAGTGCAACCATGCGATGACTATGAGAAGATTTATGAATGTATGCTCTTAAATCATCCTTGGCAAGCAGATAAAGATCTTCTGCGGCCACACTCGCGTCATCGTAATGCGTAAAATTCTGACGAAGCTGGTTGACTACAGCACCTGCAAAAATAGTGTCTTCCAGATTGAACTGATCTTTCCATCCTGCGCAAAGGAGCAATAAATCCTTATCCTGGGTTTTGAGCCATTCACATAAAGCTTCCAGATTTAAAAAAGCTCCGATCACGACCTGGCTGGCGTGTTTCCTTGCCAGGTGAATAGCCTTGGTACCATTGGTTGTGGTTAGAACTATTGTTTTTCCCGCTACTTTTTCAGCGGTATAAGAAAACGGGGAATTGCCGAAGTCATAGCCTTCAACTACTTCCCCGTTTCGCTCTGCTGCCAGCAAATAACCTTTACCGGCATAATTCATACATTCTTCTACCTGCGCCACCGGGATAATCGCCTGCGCTCCATTATCAATTCCATAAACCATGGAAGAGGTTGCTCTTAAAATATCTATAACTACAACAATACTGTTTTCAATATGATATAAATCAATAAGGGCTGGAGTTAAACAGACTTCTATCTTTCTTTGCATAAAATGGCAGGCAGCGGATTATTTATAAAATGGGAACTTTACTACTTTAGCTTTGATCGGAGTATTACGGATACTGATAAAAATCTCAGTACCTTCTTTAGCATGTTCTTTAGCTACATAACCCATTCCTATTGCTTTTTGTAACGATGGAGACTGTGTACCTGAAGTTACTTTTCCAATTACGTTTCCTGCTGCATCAACGATTTCATAGTCATGACGCGGAATACCACGGTCAATCATTTCAAAACCAATCAGACGACGTTTAACACCAGCTTCTTTTTCAGCAAGTAAAGCTTCTGAATTAGTAAATGCTTTAGTGAATTTGGTTACCCATCCTAAACCGGCTTCAATTGGTGAAGTTGTATCGTCGATATCGTTTCCATATAGACAGAACCCCATTTCCAGACGTAAAGTATCACGTGCACCTAAACCAATCGGTTTGATATTAAAAGCTTCTCCTGCTTTAAAAACAGCATCCCAGACAGCTTCTGCATGTTCGTTTTCACAATAGATCTCAAAACCACCGGCACCTGTATAACCGGTTGCAGAAACGATTACGTTATCTACACCAGCAAACATGCCTTTAGTGAAAGTATAATATTCCATAGAGGCCAGGTCAATATCAGTCAGGCTCTGCAAAGCTTCTGCCGCTTTAGGTCCCTGAACTGCCAGCAAAGAAGTCTGATCAGAAATGTTGTGCATTTCTACACCCTGTGTATTGAATTTCTGAATCCAGTTCCAGTCTTTTTCAATGTTTGAAGCGTTAACAACAAGCATATAAGTTTTTTCGTCGATTCTGTAAATCAGTAAATCGTCTACAATACCGCCATCTTCATTTGGAAGATAAGCATACTGAACTTTACCATCATATAATTTTGAAGCATCATTGCTGCTTACACGTTGAATCAGATCCAGTGCATTGTCACCCTTAAGGATGAATTCTCCCATGTGGCTTACGTCAAAAACGCCTACGGCTTTCCTGACTGTAGCATGTTCTGCATTAATGCCTTCGTATTGAACGGGCATATTGTATCCTGCAAATGGAACCATCTTGGCTCCTAATGAAATATGTTTTTCTGTTAATGCGGTATTATTCATGCGATATTGCTCTTAAAATTGAGGGCAAAAGTACATAAAAATTATCCATTTACTAATCGCTGATAGACATTCAGCATCCTTTGTGAAATAGTGGCGAGGTTATGATCTCTTTCTGCTGTTTTGCGGGCATTTTCACCAATTTCACGCCATCTGTTCGGATGGGTAATACATTGCAGGATACAGCGGTAAAATTCATCTGCGGTATCGGCAATGAGGATATCTTTTCCGTTTTCACAGTTAAGCCCCTCTGCTGCGTAGGTGGTAGCGATAATACATTTTTTCATCGCCATCCCTTCAATGATTTTCACACGCATCCCACTTCCGGAAAGCAAAGGAACAATCATAATAGCCTTGGAATTTATAAATTCAACTGCATCAAAGACCTCTCCTTCTACCACAAGGTTATCCGAGTCATAATCATAAAAATGCTGCGGCATCTTTTTACCTGCAATATAAAACCGGAGTTCAGAACTTAGTTTTTCAATGTCAGGCCAGATTTCGTCTATAAACCATTCCAGCCCTTCTTTATTAGGCCGCCAGTCCATTGCTCCCAGATGAAATAAAGTAGGGAAGCTGGTTTTTGACAGGTCAATAGTATATTTTTCGAAATCCAGTGCTACTGGAAATACCTCTATCCCAATCTGACAGCCAAAAGACAGAATACTATGTCTGTCCGGTTCACTGATTGCAAAGATCTGATGAAAACGGTTAATCTGTTCTGTTTCGTAAATTTTCAGCCTGCGGGCCAGAAACTGAAGATATTTACGCCTGGGCGTAAAACGCTCCGAGTGTGCCAGGCGTTCCCATACATCAAAAACAATATTGTGAGCCCGGTAAATCAGCTTCGCCTTACTGTTGGTTTTAACCACATCCAGATAAGGCACAACAAATAATCCTTCAAACTGAATAATATCAAATTCGGTTTCCCGGAGAATATTTTCGAGTAATTTCGCGGCGTCGTCATCATAATATCTGGAAACATTATAAGACTCATTGGAAAAGATATTGAAAAATGCACCCCAGAGATTAACCTCAGTATCGAGATCAAAAGAATGAAATTTGATCCTGTCATAAACAGGGTCATAAATATCATCTACATCAACCCGGTGCTGGTTGGTGTTAATACTGAACAAAGTAATTTCCACTCCCAGATTCAGCAATCC
This portion of the Pedobacter lusitanus genome encodes:
- the gcvT gene encoding glycine cleavage system aminomethyltransferase GcvT, which encodes MNNTALTEKHISLGAKMVPFAGYNMPVQYEGINAEHATVRKAVGVFDVSHMGEFILKGDNALDLIQRVSSNDASKLYDGKVQYAYLPNEDGGIVDDLLIYRIDEKTYMLVVNASNIEKDWNWIQKFNTQGVEMHNISDQTSLLAVQGPKAAEALQSLTDIDLASMEYYTFTKGMFAGVDNVIVSATGYTGAGGFEIYCENEHAEAVWDAVFKAGEAFNIKPIGLGARDTLRLEMGFCLYGNDIDDTTSPIEAGLGWVTKFTKAFTNSEALLAEKEAGVKRRLIGFEMIDRGIPRHDYEIVDAAGNVIGKVTSGTQSPSLQKAIGMGYVAKEHAKEGTEIFISIRNTPIKAKVVKFPFYK
- a CDS encoding 2-phosphosulfolactate phosphatase, which gives rise to MQRKIEVCLTPALIDLYHIENSIVVVIDILRATSSMVYGIDNGAQAIIPVAQVEECMNYAGKGYLLAAERNGEVVEGYDFGNSPFSYTAEKVAGKTIVLTTTNGTKAIHLARKHASQVVIGAFLNLEALCEWLKTQDKDLLLLCAGWKDQFNLEDTIFAGAVVNQLRQNFTHYDDASVAAEDLYLLAKDDLRAYIHKSSHSHRMVALNIEEDVKFCLQTSICQTIPVLDGDHLVALKTI
- a CDS encoding patatin-like phospholipase family protein; this translates as MKKIGIVLSGGGIRGIAHLGVLKALTNAGITFSHISGTSAGAIVGSFFAAGIDPEYALDIFMKTKLLRFVRPSLGALGLVSIEHTAQLLQEFFPDNKIENLKIPLTITATNFSEGRLVYFTEGPLIRAVQASSCIPGIFKPIMIDGQMYVDGGILNNFPVEPLLNNCDFIIGSSCNHLKPVDSITHITTLMARAGLMSVNKDMEQKSAFCNLLIEPKGMGEISTFDMKKAETIYWLAYEETLKTIQHSDVFKELLKDLKS
- a CDS encoding glycosyltransferase family 4 protein, producing the protein MKTLILSNRVPFPPNSGYPIVVYNTMKGLLNLGVEITLFSINTNQHRVDVDDIYDPVYDRIKFHSFDLDTEVNLWGAFFNIFSNESYNVSRYYDDDAAKLLENILRETEFDIIQFEGLFVVPYLDVVKTNSKAKLIYRAHNIVFDVWERLAHSERFTPRRKYLQFLARRLKIYETEQINRFHQIFAISEPDRHSILSFGCQIGIEVFPVALDFEKYTIDLSKTSFPTLFHLGAMDWRPNKEGLEWFIDEIWPDIEKLSSELRFYIAGKKMPQHFYDYDSDNLVVEGEVFDAVEFINSKAIMIVPLLSGSGMRVKIIEGMAMKKCIIATTYAAEGLNCENGKDILIADTADEFYRCILQCITHPNRWREIGENARKTAERDHNLATISQRMLNVYQRLVNG
- a CDS encoding porin family protein, coding for MKQIVAALLLTFLTATAFAQQGSGPYYGFRLGLTAHPTFGWAKPENGKGNGFSLGFAYGLLADFNFAENYSLATGLTITSINGKTSEINPIPYYDAAAYPNPTLYDLKYKMQYIEVPLTLKLKTDKIGDVRWYGQFGLSNGFNISARQDVAVAGKTIVKDQHIKKDTNFYRAGLIIGAGLEYDVAKNTSVTTGLTFNNGFTDISSAPGRNTRNHYVGLNFGVFF
- the gldB gene encoding gliding motility lipoprotein GldB gives rise to the protein MNNNVKHPQIYLIFLCVITFFSCKQAGKPNVDDIKVDIKIERFDRDLYAGQHKKLEETDLFLRKKYTYFYDDYIHRMVGDRSYSDAEILTTLYRDQAYTDLNAEADSVFRDMKPIEQNLTQTFKYIKYYYPKIKVPKFISFISGFSVQTPIGDGYMGIGLDMFLGKDSKFYGAIVKSVPLYLSRRFTPDYIVPRITETYAREELFPQKDEAHSLLSKMVENGKILYFMDMVLPDNMPDTLKIGYTEKQLAWCKTFEGNIWAYFIENNLLFESDSQKIQMYLSEAPFTPGLGVKNESAPKLGIWIGWQMVRKYMAENPKVTLQELMKEQDPQKILNGAKYKPKM